A window of the Sphingobium sp. CAP-1 genome harbors these coding sequences:
- a CDS encoding TonB-dependent receptor plug domain-containing protein codes for MDLLSFCPRTAIIGLSLLAPASTLAREEPTEPSTIVVLGDVLDLPPGTPAYGQIIIDRARLNSAASGRIEDVLRDVAGFSQFRRSDSRSANPSAQGANLRALGGNAASRTLVLLDGVPMADPFFGYIPYSAIVPDRLSAVRVTRGGGAGTFSSGAVAGTIEMASATRADLPLLSASALYGSRDAQEFSAALSPDIGRGFVSLSGRYERSDGFYTTPASQRTSATVPARYESWSTGLRAVAPIDATTELQARFLIYRDDRTLRFAGADSHAEGQDASIRLISRGKWQVDALAYVQARNFSNIVISSSSFRKTLDQRNTPALGLGGKIELRPPVGDDHLLRFGVDGRYANGDMYEDAYNANIASNPVLARRHAYGQQFTVGGFVEDDWTLGTLILTGSGRVDHWTISDAYFQSRTPAGALTANTPYPDRSGWEADGRIGAVWKVSPVVALRAAAYTGFRLPTLNELYRGFTVFPVVTNANPDLKPERLRGVEAGVDLTPTKGVTFSITAFDNRLDDAIANVTTGMNARKRENVDAIKAQGVELTVSGRAGALSLSGAYTYSFAKVRAPGALLDGRDPAQGPRHSASATLAWEPKGGARLAGTLRYTGRQYEDDLNIDKLPSALTLDTYARISLGHSIAIVGRAENIFDTTIYTRWASTPILSQDIGTPQTFWIGVTFGLGRDGEVNGN; via the coding sequence GGAGGAGCCGACCGAACCATCGACGATCGTCGTACTGGGGGACGTACTTGACTTGCCGCCGGGGACACCGGCCTATGGGCAGATCATCATCGACCGGGCCCGCCTGAATAGTGCTGCGTCAGGCCGGATCGAAGATGTGCTGCGCGACGTCGCGGGCTTTTCGCAATTCCGCCGCTCAGATAGCCGCTCCGCCAATCCTTCGGCGCAGGGTGCGAACCTGCGCGCGTTGGGCGGCAATGCGGCAAGCCGCACACTGGTCCTTCTCGATGGCGTTCCGATGGCCGATCCATTTTTCGGTTATATCCCCTATAGCGCCATCGTTCCGGATCGACTTTCCGCCGTCCGGGTGACGCGGGGCGGCGGCGCGGGCACATTCAGTTCCGGTGCAGTCGCGGGCACGATTGAGATGGCTAGCGCCACGCGCGCCGACCTGCCCCTGCTGTCCGCCTCTGCCCTATATGGCAGCCGCGACGCTCAGGAGTTTTCTGCCGCCCTGTCGCCGGATATTGGCAGGGGCTTCGTATCCCTTTCCGGCCGCTATGAGCGGAGTGACGGCTTCTACACCACCCCTGCCAGCCAGCGGACCTCCGCCACCGTTCCCGCCCGCTATGAAAGTTGGAGCACCGGTCTACGCGCCGTCGCACCGATCGATGCAACCACGGAGTTGCAAGCCCGCTTCCTCATTTATCGCGACGACCGGACGCTCCGATTTGCGGGTGCTGACAGCCACGCCGAGGGACAGGATGCGAGCATTCGCCTGATTTCGCGCGGAAAATGGCAGGTAGATGCGCTGGCCTATGTGCAAGCGCGCAATTTCTCCAATATCGTCATTTCAAGCAGCTCATTCCGCAAGACGCTCGATCAGCGCAACACGCCTGCCTTGGGCCTGGGCGGTAAGATCGAGCTGCGTCCACCCGTGGGCGATGATCATCTGCTTCGGTTCGGTGTGGATGGCCGCTATGCCAATGGTGACATGTATGAAGATGCGTACAACGCCAATATCGCCAGCAACCCCGTATTGGCGCGGCGGCATGCCTATGGGCAGCAATTTACCGTCGGCGGCTTTGTTGAGGATGACTGGACACTGGGCACGCTCATCCTGACGGGCAGCGGCCGTGTCGATCACTGGACCATCAGCGATGCGTATTTCCAAAGCCGCACGCCTGCCGGCGCGCTGACGGCGAACACGCCCTATCCTGATCGTTCGGGCTGGGAAGCGGACGGCCGGATCGGAGCGGTGTGGAAGGTAAGCCCTGTCGTCGCGCTGCGCGCCGCCGCCTATACTGGGTTCCGCCTGCCGACGCTCAATGAGCTATATCGCGGCTTCACAGTATTTCCCGTTGTAACCAATGCCAATCCAGATCTGAAGCCAGAGCGGCTGCGCGGTGTCGAAGCGGGCGTGGATCTGACCCCGACGAAGGGCGTCACCTTTAGCATCACCGCCTTCGACAACCGCCTCGATGACGCCATCGCGAATGTCACTACCGGCATGAACGCCCGCAAGCGCGAGAATGTCGATGCCATCAAAGCGCAGGGCGTAGAGCTGACCGTATCGGGCCGCGCGGGCGCGCTCAGCCTGTCCGGCGCCTACACGTACAGCTTCGCCAAGGTGCGTGCGCCCGGTGCGCTGCTGGATGGGCGCGATCCCGCGCAAGGTCCGCGCCATTCCGCCTCCGCGACACTGGCCTGGGAGCCAAAGGGCGGTGCGCGGCTGGCGGGGACGCTACGTTACACAGGGCGGCAATATGAAGATGACCTCAATATCGATAAGCTGCCAAGCGCCCTGACCCTCGATACCTATGCGCGTATTTCGCTCGGCCACAGCATCGCAATCGTCGGCCGTGCGGAGAATATCTTCGATACTACGATTTACACGCGTTGGGCCAGCACGCCCATTCTCTCGCAGGATATTGGGACGCCCCAGACGTTCTGGATCGGGGTGACATTCGGACTGGGTCGGGACGGTGAGGTGAACGGCAATTAG